One stretch of Pontiella desulfatans DNA includes these proteins:
- the nagB gene encoding glucosamine-6-phosphate deaminase: MEIIIKENGQVASEAAARVVARLVREKPHAVLGLATGSTPLMLYKELIRLHREEGLDFSQVTTFNLDEYIGLPADHEQSYRRFMNESLFKRINIKMENTHVPDGMAADVPAACAAYEQAIVEAGGIDLQVLGIGSDGHVGFNEPTSSFASRTRIKTLTRQTVADNARFFCGDECRVPKHCITMGIGTIMDARMNLLLAFGEGKAGAIAATVEGGVAAIMPASILQHHPCAKFFIDEAAASKLQLAGYYRWVYEGKPGWQQDA, from the coding sequence ATGGAAATCATCATCAAGGAAAATGGACAGGTTGCCTCGGAGGCGGCGGCGCGGGTGGTTGCAAGGCTGGTGCGCGAGAAGCCACATGCCGTGCTGGGGCTTGCCACGGGCAGCACGCCGCTGATGCTCTATAAGGAACTCATTCGCCTGCACCGGGAGGAGGGGCTGGACTTCAGCCAGGTCACGACTTTCAATCTCGATGAATACATCGGCCTTCCGGCCGACCATGAACAGTCCTACCGCCGGTTCATGAACGAAAGCCTCTTCAAGCGCATCAACATCAAGATGGAAAACACGCATGTGCCCGATGGCATGGCGGCGGATGTTCCCGCGGCCTGTGCGGCCTATGAGCAAGCCATTGTTGAAGCTGGAGGGATCGACCTGCAGGTGCTCGGCATCGGCTCCGACGGCCACGTGGGCTTCAACGAGCCGACTTCGTCGTTCGCCTCGCGCACCCGCATCAAGACGCTCACGCGGCAGACGGTGGCCGACAACGCGCGTTTTTTTTGCGGCGACGAATGCCGGGTGCCCAAGCATTGCATCACGATGGGCATCGGCACGATCATGGATGCGCGCATGAACCTGCTGCTTGCCTTTGGCGAGGGCAAGGCCGGGGCGATTGCCGCAACGGTCGAGGGTGGGGTGGCGGCCATCATGCCGGCGTCGATCCTCCAGCACCATCCATGCGCCAAGTTCTTCATCGACGAAGCGGCGGCATCCAAGCTACAACTGGCCGGTTACTATCGCTGGGTCTACGAAGGTAAACCCGGGTGGCAGCAGGACGCGTAG